Proteins from a genomic interval of Shewanella seohaensis:
- the lepB gene encoding signal peptidase I, which produces MAAYFSIILVLVTLISGLIWLIDVLVFAPKRRESLALAKASQANLTEEAEYNIIREPTVVETAHSIFPVIAFVLILRSFIYEPFQIPSGSMMPTLLVGDFILVEKFSYGLKDPVWRTKLIETGEPKRGDVIVFKYPENPQIDYIKRVVGLPGDRIIYRNKQLMIQKACGAEQTNCPEPELVARTEISRGDFSQDGVPLIRFKEQLGEVAHDILINPSRPDMLGYFKREANLPAGEFLVPEGHYFAMGDNRDNSTDSRFWGFVPEENLVGKAVAIWISFEFDRSKADFLPTWVPSGVRFERVGGIH; this is translated from the coding sequence ATGGCAGCCTATTTTTCCATTATTTTAGTGCTAGTCACCCTGATTTCAGGGCTGATCTGGTTAATCGATGTGCTGGTCTTTGCGCCTAAACGCCGCGAAAGCTTAGCCTTAGCTAAGGCTTCTCAGGCTAATTTAACCGAGGAAGCCGAATATAACATCATCCGCGAACCCACAGTGGTTGAAACCGCGCATTCCATCTTCCCTGTGATTGCCTTCGTGTTGATCCTGCGCTCGTTTATTTACGAACCATTCCAAATTCCCTCAGGCTCTATGATGCCAACCCTATTAGTGGGTGACTTTATTCTGGTGGAAAAGTTTAGCTATGGCCTAAAAGATCCCGTATGGCGCACTAAACTGATTGAAACGGGCGAGCCGAAACGTGGCGATGTGATTGTGTTTAAATACCCTGAGAACCCTCAGATTGACTACATCAAGCGCGTGGTGGGTTTACCGGGCGATAGGATTATTTACCGCAATAAGCAGTTGATGATCCAAAAAGCCTGTGGCGCAGAGCAAACTAATTGTCCAGAGCCAGAACTGGTGGCGCGTACCGAAATCAGCCGTGGTGATTTCAGCCAAGATGGTGTGCCATTAATTCGTTTTAAAGAGCAACTCGGTGAAGTGGCCCACGATATTTTAATCAATCCAAGCCGCCCCGATATGCTGGGATACTTCAAGCGTGAAGCTAACTTACCCGCGGGTGAGTTCCTTGTACCCGAAGGACATTATTTTGCGATGGGTGACAACCGCGATAACAGTACCGACAGCCGTTTCTGGGGCTTTGTCCCAGAAGAGAATCTTGTCGGCAAAGCGGTCGCTATCTGGATTAGTTTTGAGTTTGACCGTTCTAAAGCCGACTTCCTGCCAACTTGGGTGCCAAGTGGAGTACGTTTTGAACGAGTAGGTGGAATTCACTAG
- the rnc gene encoding ribonuclease III yields the protein MEPIKNLPRLCRTLGYEFKNLELLTQALTHRSAANKHNERLEFLGDSILSIVISDALYHQFPKATEGDLSRMRATLVRGDTLTLIAKAFKLGDYLFLGPGELKSGGFRRESILADAVEAIIGAIYLDSDLEVCRKLLLHWYAERLAEIQPGVNQKDAKTLLQEYLQGLKKPLPDYQVINIEGDAHDQTFTVECRIDDLSESVIGVASSRRKAEQIAAAQVLELLKK from the coding sequence ATGGAACCGATTAAAAATTTGCCCCGTTTGTGCCGTACTTTGGGTTATGAGTTCAAGAATCTTGAGCTTCTGACCCAAGCGTTGACCCACAGAAGTGCGGCAAATAAGCACAACGAGCGGTTAGAGTTTTTAGGCGATTCGATTTTATCGATTGTGATTTCAGACGCCTTATACCATCAGTTTCCTAAGGCGACTGAGGGTGACTTGAGCAGGATGCGCGCCACCTTAGTGCGTGGTGATACGCTCACCTTGATTGCTAAGGCCTTTAAGCTTGGGGATTATTTATTCTTAGGCCCCGGCGAGTTAAAGAGTGGTGGTTTTAGACGTGAGTCTATCTTGGCCGATGCGGTCGAGGCGATTATCGGCGCAATCTACTTAGATTCCGATCTCGAAGTGTGCCGTAAGCTGTTACTGCATTGGTACGCTGAGCGTTTGGCCGAGATCCAACCGGGCGTGAATCAAAAAGACGCTAAAACCTTACTGCAAGAATATTTACAAGGGTTAAAGAAGCCGCTACCCGATTACCAAGTAATCAATATAGAAGGCGATGCCCACGATCAAACATTCACCGTTGAATGTCGTATAGATGACTTGAGCGAAAGCGTGATTGGCGTAGCGAGTTCGCGCCGCAAAGCCGAGCAGATTGCCGCGGCTCAAGTATTGGAGTTACTGAAGAAATGA
- the era gene encoding GTPase Era, with amino-acid sequence MTKKTDLPAVDAANASNEPSLDELLARMNAASAAAPSVHYDVTYCGMVAIIGRPNVGKSTLLNRLLGQKISITSKKPQTTRHRIMGIHTDGPRQIVFIDTPGLHIEEQRAINRLMNRAAASSLADVSMVIFVVDGMTWTADDEMVLSKLRRGGEERKTVLAINKVDNIKDKEALFPYLEEVAKKYPFDEILPISASKGTNVKRILEMAAESLPENPFFFPEDYVTDRSQRFMASEIVREKLMRFLGDELPYDATVEIEQFKMMENGVYQINALILVEREGQKRMVIGSKGERIRTIATQARLDMETLFDNKVFLEVWVKVKSGWADDERALRSLGYGDD; translated from the coding sequence ATGACCAAAAAAACAGACTTGCCAGCTGTCGATGCCGCTAACGCGAGCAATGAGCCGAGCTTAGATGAATTACTGGCAAGGATGAATGCGGCGAGCGCGGCGGCGCCGTCTGTACACTATGATGTGACCTACTGTGGCATGGTGGCCATTATTGGTCGCCCTAACGTGGGAAAATCGACCCTCCTGAACCGTTTGCTTGGGCAAAAGATCAGTATTACCTCGAAAAAACCGCAAACGACGCGTCATCGCATCATGGGTATCCATACCGATGGTCCACGCCAAATCGTGTTTATCGACACACCGGGTCTGCATATTGAAGAGCAGCGTGCGATTAACCGTCTGATGAACCGTGCGGCGGCGAGCTCGCTTGCCGATGTGTCTATGGTGATTTTTGTGGTCGATGGTATGACATGGACCGCCGATGATGAGATGGTATTAAGCAAACTTCGCCGTGGCGGTGAAGAGCGTAAAACCGTTTTAGCTATCAATAAAGTCGATAATATCAAAGACAAAGAAGCTCTTTTCCCTTATTTGGAAGAAGTCGCCAAGAAGTATCCCTTCGATGAGATCCTGCCGATTTCAGCCAGTAAGGGCACCAACGTTAAGCGCATTTTAGAGATGGCGGCAGAGTCTCTGCCCGAGAATCCCTTCTTCTTTCCAGAAGATTATGTGACCGACCGTTCGCAACGTTTTATGGCTTCTGAAATTGTCCGTGAAAAACTGATGCGCTTTTTAGGTGATGAATTGCCCTATGATGCGACGGTTGAAATCGAGCAGTTTAAGATGATGGAAAACGGCGTTTATCAAATCAACGCCCTGATCTTGGTCGAGCGTGAAGGCCAAAAGCGGATGGTGATTGGTAGCAAAGGTGAGCGCATTCGTACCATCGCCACGCAAGCGCGCCTCGATATGGAAACCTTGTTTGATAACAAAGTGTTCCTCGAGGTGTGGGTGAAGGTCAAATCCGGTTGGGCCGATGATGAACGCGCCCTGCGAAGCTTAGGTTACGGTGACGATTAA
- the recO gene encoding DNA repair protein RecO, with product MKRGYVLHHRPYRESSALVNLLVDGIGRVDVVARVGSGKRSIKSILQPFQPLIFEFSGKSELKNISQIEAAAPAVPLSGYSLYAGMYINELLMRTLSVHHNAEALFLIYHQALVGLAAQFCESKLRYLELALLRELGAMPSLIRDTQGEPLIPEHYYQLVPELGFQFVLNSRAKHTYQGAMLTALNDNQLLQEQFLEAKRLMRSMLQPLLGNKPLVSRQLFIQATASNRDGNN from the coding sequence ATGAAACGGGGCTATGTTTTGCATCATCGCCCTTACCGGGAGTCTAGCGCGCTGGTGAATCTCTTGGTTGACGGTATTGGTCGTGTCGATGTCGTCGCGCGAGTTGGGAGCGGTAAACGCTCCATCAAAAGTATCCTCCAGCCCTTTCAGCCGCTGATTTTTGAATTTAGCGGTAAATCTGAACTCAAAAACATCAGCCAAATTGAAGCGGCCGCGCCAGCCGTGCCTTTATCGGGTTATAGCCTGTATGCTGGCATGTATATCAATGAGTTGCTGATGCGAACCTTGTCGGTTCACCATAATGCCGAGGCGTTATTTCTCATCTACCACCAAGCCTTAGTAGGACTTGCGGCGCAGTTTTGTGAGTCGAAGCTGCGGTACCTTGAGCTGGCGCTCTTGCGGGAACTTGGGGCCATGCCATCCCTTATTCGCGATACCCAAGGCGAACCGCTGATCCCTGAACATTACTATCAACTCGTGCCAGAACTGGGTTTTCAATTTGTGCTGAACAGCAGGGCAAAGCATACCTATCAAGGCGCGATGTTAACCGCGCTTAACGATAATCAATTGTTGCAAGAGCAGTTTCTAGAGGCTAAACGGTTAATGCGCTCTATGCTGCAACCCCTGCTCGGAAACAAGCCGCTGGTGAGTCGGCAGTTGTTTATTCAAGCGACAGCCTCTAACAGAGATGGGAATAATTAG
- the pdxJ gene encoding pyridoxine 5'-phosphate synthase, protein MSRILLGVNIDHIATLRQARGTSYPDPVHAAAVAEHAGADGITIHLREDRRHIIDRDVYLLAKTLKTRMNFECAVTEEMLNIACEVKPTYVCLVPEKRQEVTTEGGLDVAGQLDKITAAVSRLAANGIQVSLFIDADKTQIDAAVASGAPLIEIHTGCYADAKTAEEEAKELARISEMAKYAHGKGLVVNAGHGLHYHNVKPIAAIPELYELNIGHAIVARAAIDGLATAVKDMKALMLEGRRGE, encoded by the coding sequence ATGAGCCGTATCTTATTGGGTGTTAATATCGACCATATTGCGACCCTGCGTCAGGCTCGTGGCACCAGTTATCCTGATCCTGTCCATGCGGCGGCGGTTGCCGAGCATGCGGGAGCCGACGGTATCACGATTCATTTACGGGAAGACAGACGTCATATTATCGACCGCGATGTGTATCTGCTGGCAAAAACCTTAAAGACGCGGATGAACTTTGAGTGTGCCGTGACTGAAGAAATGCTCAACATCGCCTGCGAAGTCAAACCAACCTACGTTTGTTTAGTCCCTGAAAAACGTCAAGAAGTGACGACTGAAGGCGGTTTAGATGTGGCTGGTCAACTCGATAAAATCACTGCTGCTGTTAGCCGTTTAGCCGCCAATGGTATTCAAGTGTCACTGTTTATTGATGCCGATAAGACGCAAATCGATGCCGCAGTCGCCTCTGGCGCGCCACTTATCGAAATCCATACCGGTTGCTATGCCGACGCTAAAACAGCTGAGGAAGAGGCCAAAGAACTTGCGCGTATCAGCGAAATGGCGAAATACGCCCACGGTAAGGGCTTAGTCGTGAATGCGGGCCACGGGCTGCATTATCACAATGTTAAGCCTATTGCGGCGATCCCAGAGCTGTATGAACTCAACATTGGCCATGCCATTGTCGCGCGTGCGGCCATTGATGGCTTAGCGACAGCGGTTAAAGACATGAAAGCGCTGATGTTAGAAGGTCGTCGAGGCGAATAA
- a CDS encoding Mpo1 family 2-hydroxy fatty acid dioxygenase: protein MKSAVEQLSTYKSVHLNQRNILTHFVGIPLIIWSAFLLLATIRIPLGSAGDVSLGVILGAGVLVYYFRLHAKLAIGLALFIAPVVYTTELMADSPNAFWLAISVFIVGWIFQLIGHQYEKAKPAFVDDLNQLLIGPFFLMAEVYFILGLEKALDAEITPIAIEKRRALEARLKTQSVK, encoded by the coding sequence ATGAAATCCGCCGTAGAGCAGCTATCAACCTATAAGAGTGTGCATTTAAATCAGCGCAACATACTTACCCATTTCGTTGGTATTCCATTGATTATATGGTCTGCTTTCCTATTGCTGGCGACTATCCGTATTCCACTTGGCAGTGCGGGTGATGTGAGTTTAGGTGTGATTTTAGGGGCAGGAGTGCTGGTTTATTATTTTCGCTTACATGCAAAGTTAGCGATTGGCCTAGCTTTATTTATCGCCCCCGTCGTTTATACCACTGAACTCATGGCAGACTCTCCCAACGCCTTCTGGTTGGCTATATCGGTATTTATCGTGGGATGGATTTTCCAGTTAATTGGCCATCAATACGAAAAGGCCAAACCCGCTTTTGTGGACGATTTAAACCAACTGCTAATTGGTCCGTTCTTCTTGATGGCCGAAGTGTATTTTATCTTGGGGTTAGAAAAGGCGTTAGATGCCGAGATTACACCTATTGCTATCGAGAAGCGTCGAGCACTCGAAGCACGTCTAAAGACGCAAAGCGTTAAATAA
- a CDS encoding HlyC/CorC family transporter — protein sequence MDAISTSALLIFLLVLILCSAYFSGSETAMMTLNRYRLRHLASNGHKGAIRALKLLERPDRLIGLILIGNNLVNILASAIATIIGMRLWGDLGVAVATGVLTLVVLVFAEVTPKTIAALNPERIAFPSSILLIGLSTIFAYVVTSVNWITTGILRLFGIKTISSSDALSQEELRTVVHEAGALIPQRHQEMLLSILDLEKVTVEDIMVPRSDIYAINVNDDFKYINRQVIQSPHTRVLVYRDTIDDAVGFIHLRDALRLQSKEQFSKSSLLRAVKELYFIPEGTPLNVQLANFQHNKERIGLVVDEYGDIQGLVTLEDILEEIVGDFTTSMLATPSEDITAQQDGSYLVDASITIRDLNKEMKWDFPTDGPKTLNGLILEYLEDIPAENTSLRLAGYPLEVIEVADNMVKTVRIIPQHYQSPR from the coding sequence TTGGACGCTATATCGACAAGCGCACTCCTCATTTTCTTACTAGTGCTTATCCTTTGTTCTGCCTACTTTTCAGGTTCTGAAACCGCCATGATGACCCTTAACCGCTATCGGTTAAGACATCTCGCCTCAAACGGCCATAAAGGTGCCATACGTGCCCTCAAGTTACTCGAACGACCAGACCGCTTAATTGGCTTAATTCTGATAGGCAATAACCTGGTTAATATTCTCGCCTCGGCCATTGCGACCATTATTGGCATGCGTCTTTGGGGCGATTTAGGTGTCGCGGTCGCCACAGGAGTACTGACCTTAGTCGTATTGGTCTTTGCCGAAGTCACCCCCAAAACTATCGCCGCCTTAAACCCTGAACGCATTGCCTTCCCATCGAGTATTTTACTCATTGGTCTATCAACGATTTTTGCCTATGTCGTCACCAGCGTTAACTGGATAACCACAGGCATACTGCGCCTCTTCGGCATCAAAACCATCAGCAGCAGCGATGCACTCAGTCAAGAAGAGTTAAGGACGGTCGTACACGAAGCTGGCGCCTTGATCCCCCAACGCCACCAAGAGATGTTGTTATCAATCTTGGATTTAGAGAAAGTCACCGTAGAGGACATCATGGTGCCGCGCTCGGATATTTACGCGATTAACGTCAACGATGATTTTAAGTATATCAATCGTCAAGTTATCCAAAGTCCACATACTCGTGTACTGGTTTACCGCGATACTATTGACGATGCCGTCGGCTTTATTCATCTGCGTGACGCGCTGCGCCTGCAATCGAAAGAGCAGTTCAGTAAGTCCTCATTGCTACGTGCGGTAAAAGAACTTTACTTTATTCCCGAGGGAACACCGCTCAATGTGCAATTAGCCAACTTTCAGCACAATAAAGAGCGTATCGGCCTAGTGGTCGATGAATACGGTGATATCCAAGGATTGGTGACACTCGAAGATATTCTCGAAGAAATTGTCGGTGACTTCACCACCTCTATGCTGGCCACACCGAGTGAAGACATTACCGCCCAGCAAGATGGAAGCTACTTAGTCGATGCCAGTATCACTATCCGTGATTTGAATAAAGAAATGAAATGGGATTTCCCAACCGATGGCCCCAAAACCCTCAATGGCCTGATCTTAGAGTATTTAGAGGATATCCCCGCCGAGAACACTAGCCTTCGTCTAGCCGGTTATCCTTTAGAAGTGATTGAAGTTGCTGACAATATGGTCAAAACAGTACGTATCATTCCACAGCATTATCAGTCGCCACGCTAA
- a CDS encoding cytochrome C assembly family protein, translating to MVIFSASAMFFYCIALVLVTSRLFHPEGPNRKAVAGVAAIAVILHAAALSQAMFTTDGQNFSLTNVISLVNWIIAFTFTVMMFRLKVIVVVPVVYACSVLSVALLWLLPPKFITHFELYPEVLAHVVLSLMAYSALMIAALYAIQLAMIQNKLKKKQLMLSPGIPPLMTVEKQLYHLVIIGVILLSLSLATGFIFLDDMFADGKGHKAILSIIAWFVYIAMLWQQYWVGCKIRTAVIYTLTGATLLSLAYFGARIVKELILS from the coding sequence ATGGTCATTTTTTCTGCCTCAGCCATGTTTTTTTATTGCATTGCATTGGTATTAGTGACAAGTCGACTGTTCCACCCTGAAGGTCCTAATCGAAAGGCCGTTGCCGGTGTCGCCGCCATTGCCGTGATTTTGCACGCAGCCGCCCTTTCTCAAGCGATGTTTACGACAGATGGACAAAACTTCAGCCTCACTAATGTGATCTCGTTAGTGAACTGGATTATCGCCTTCACCTTTACCGTGATGATGTTTAGGCTAAAAGTGATTGTGGTTGTGCCCGTGGTTTACGCCTGTTCTGTGCTCTCTGTAGCCCTACTCTGGTTATTGCCGCCTAAGTTTATTACTCACTTTGAGCTGTACCCTGAGGTTTTGGCCCACGTTGTGCTCTCTCTCATGGCATACAGCGCCCTGATGATCGCCGCCCTGTACGCGATTCAGCTCGCGATGATCCAAAATAAACTCAAGAAAAAACAATTAATGTTAAGCCCAGGCATTCCGCCGCTGATGACGGTAGAAAAGCAGCTCTATCATCTTGTAATTATTGGCGTAATTTTATTGAGTTTATCCCTCGCCACTGGCTTTATCTTCCTCGATGATATGTTTGCCGATGGCAAAGGCCATAAAGCGATTCTGTCTATCATCGCGTGGTTTGTGTATATCGCCATGCTATGGCAGCAGTATTGGGTCGGCTGTAAAATTCGCACCGCGGTCATTTACACCTTAACCGGCGCGACCTTGTTATCCTTAGCTTATTTTGGCGCTCGGATTGTCAAAGAGTTAATTCTTAGTTAA